The genomic DNA GGTCTGGGCCGCGACATCGCCGGACACCACGTCCCCGGTCGCGGGGTCGAGCGGGATCTGTCCCGAGCAGAAGAGCCACCGGCCGACCCGGATGGCCTGGGAGTACGGGCCGATGGCGGCGGGGGCGTTGTCGGTGTGGAGGGTGTGCAGGGTACGCATGCGAGGTCCGGTGCGGAGAGGGTGGTCTTCGGTCGCCGTTTTACCGGCGGACCGTCCGGGTCGGGAGCACTCCCGCCCGGCACTCGTCACCCGGGATACGGTCCCCGACCCCGGGCGGGCAAGGCCCACTCCTCCCACCGCCCGTCCACGTCCGCCAGCAGGCGGTCCTGCAGGTTGACCGAGACGCAGACGTGGTTGGGTACGATCCGCACCCGCTCCCCCACCTGTGGGCGCCAGTCGGTCCGGGCGAGGTCCAGGACGCCGTGCTCCTCGGAGAGTCCCTTCACCACCACCTCCGGCCGGTCCAGCAGCACACCGAACCCCGCGCCCTCGCCACGCAGGACCTCCTTGGCCAGCGCCTTGGAGCCGGCGTCCACGACGGCCTGCCCTGCCACGGACGTGCTGACGACGGTGGCGCACACCGAGTACGCCCAGTCCTGGGGGTCGCAGGCGCCCAGCGAGGCGATGTCGCGGTCGTTGAAGATCCAGGTGCCGGCCCGGCATTCGGTCATCCCCGGCAGCCGGTGTGACGCCCAGACCGTGGGCGTCGACCCGCCGCTGACCACCGCCGGAGCCAGCCCCGCCCGCTCCAGCGCCTGGATCAGGGCCTCCAGACGCCCCACCAGGACGTCCAGGTCGGCAGCCGCTTCGGCAAGGGGCGCGCGGATGTGGCCGGGATAGAAGAGGACGCCCCGGTACTCGACGCCGGGCAGCGAGGCCGCCCGGCCGGCCAACTCCACCGCCTGCTCCGGGCCCGCCACGCCCACCCTGCCCATCCCCATGTCCACCTCGACGAGCACGCCCACGGTCCGCCCGGCCGGGGCGGCCGCCCGGGACAGTTCCGTGAGCGCAGCGTCGGAATCCAGGGCCACCGTCAGCCGCACCCGCTCCGCCAGGCGGAGCAGGCGCTCGAGCTTGGCGGCCCCCACCGGCGGGTAGGCCAGGAGCAGGTCGTCCGTGACCGTGGCCATGACCTCCGCCTCGCGCAGCGTGGCCACCGTCAGGCCCCGGGCGCCGGCTGCGAGCTGGATCCGGGCCACGCCCGGGCACTTGTGGGTCTTGATGTGGGGCCGCCAGGCGATCCCGGACTCCGCGAGCGTGGCCACGGCCCGGCGGGCATTGGCCTCGACACGCGCGGCGTCCACCACCGCCACGGGGGTCTCGAAGGACTCGGGTGGGAGCCTCATCCGTCCAGGACCTGGGTGAGCGCGCGCTCGAACTCGGGGTCGGACTCCGTGACGGGACCCAGACGCGCGAAGCGCACGATCCCCTCGGCATCGATCAGGAAGGTCGCAGGCAGCCCGATGACGCCGTAGAGATCCATGGACACGCCCTTCGGGTCGACCAGTTGGAGATATTCGACACCGTTCTCGGCGAGGAAGGCGTCCACGGCGCTCCGGGCCGCGGCGTTGTCGACCGTGATGCCGACGACCTGCAGCCCACGCGGGGAGAGACGCTCGTGGAGGCTCTGCAGGAAGGGCGTCTCCTCCCGGCACGGAGGGCACCACGTGGCCCAGAGGTTGACGAGCGCGGGCTGCCCCGCCAGGTCCGCGATGGCCACCGCATTCCCGCGCGTATCCTCGAGGCTCACGTTGGCCAGGGGTTGGCCCAGCGTGGGGCGCTGGATCCGGGCCGGGCCGCCGTCGCACGATGCGACGCCCGCGACCAGCAGGGCGCAGGTCAGCCACCGCCGCGACGACCTCATCGAGGGGCTCCCCACTCCAGGCGCGCCGTCCGCACGCGCCCGGCCGCGTCGTCGGTCCAGGCGATCAGGGCTCCACCGTCCTGGGCGACCGCCCGAGGGAAGCCGGACGCCCGGGCCGAACGGGTCTCGGCGACGACCACCTCCTCGCCGAGCGGGCCCGCGGGGGCCACGCGGACGGCCCGGATCTCGGCTTGCTCCGCACCCACGTCCTCCACCCAGGTCACCAGCGCGGTCCCCCCCGCGTCCAGGACCACGTCCACCCGGCCCACCGGCTCCCCGCCGTCCAGGCGATGGGGTGGGCCGAAGCTGTCCCCCCCGTCCTCGGAGAACGCCACCAGCACGCGCGGCTCGTCCGCGGGCGCCGTGAACCAGGCCACCACCACGCGGGAGCCACGCGCTGCGACGGCGGGGCCATTGACGGGGCAGGCGGCGATGGTCCACCCGTCCTGGTGGACGAGCCGGGGCTCGGTCCAGGTCCCGTCCGGCCGCCGGCGCACCAGGGCGATGTCGCGCACCTCCTCCGGGCTGCGGTCGCGGTAGACCACGACGGGGCCGCGCTCCGTCCAGGCCATGTCGGTCTGGCAGCAATCGCACGTCAGGGCGTCGAGCTCCACGTCCACACCGGAGCCGTCCTCCGCCACCGAGCGTCCGTGCAGGCTCATCCCGGTGCCATGGCCGTGGTCGCCCGTGTTGCGACCGTCCAGCCAGGCCATCACGTAGCCGTCCTCGGACGCCTCGGTGCTCACGAACCCGTGCTCCGTGGGCGAGCGGTCCTCATGGGGGGTCCAGGGCTCGGACCACCCGCCGTCCGTCTCGCGGGCCACCCGCACGGCGTAGTCGTACGTCCCCTGCCCGCCCCGCTCCAGCCAGTGCGCGACCAGCCGGCCGTCGGCCAGCACCTCCACCCCGGGGAAGTCCGCCCAATTGACGAAGAAGCGGTCGCTCTCGACCACGGTGGCGGGCTCACCCCAGGCCTCGCCGTCCAGGCGGGCCACGCGGAGGCGATAGGTCCCCGCGCGGGTGGAGGCACCGGTCTGGTCGGCCGCCGCCACGGGCTCCAACCAGGAGAGCACGGCGGGGCTCGCCTCCCCGACGGCCAGGTGCGGGGTGAGGCTTCCCTGCCCCACGGGCGGCTGAGCGAGCTCGTGCACCCGCAGCCGCTCCGCGCCCCCATCCGCGCCGCCTCCGACGCACGCGGAAGCTGTCACCCCGGCAAGCAGCGCGCACAGAGGTCGGACGAGCCACCACGGCCCTGTGTCTGGCGCCACGGGTCTACTCCGGAGAGAGGTGGGTGGGGCTCGCCTGCGCGAGGACGGCGGGCCGGCCGTGCAACATCGCCCGCGGAAACCCGTTTATCAATTCGGGGCTTGGGGGCATCGAGAGGGGGTGCCTCGTCGGACCCCGTCCGCCCGAGGGCGTGTAGCACCCGCAGGGGCAGATCACCGCCGGGCCCGAACCGCCGGGCCGGGCCCGCACTTCGAGGAAGGCCATGGCATCCCGCCGTATCCACCTACCGGGGGCGTCGTACGCGTTCCTGGCCCTGTTCGTCGCACTCGGAGGGGTGCTCGCTGCGGCGGCTCCCGCGTCCGCGCAGTACTTCGGGCGCAACAAGGTCCAGTACGACAGCTTCAACTTCGAGATCCTGCCCACGCAACGCTTCGACATCCACTTCTACCAGGAAGCGGCCGTCGCCATCGAAGACGCGGCGCGCATGGGCGAACGCTGGTATGAGCGGCTCGCCCGGACCTTCCAGCACGAGTTCGCGCAGCGCAAGCCGGTGGTGCTCTACGCGGACCACCCGGA from Gemmatimonadota bacterium includes the following:
- a CDS encoding alanine racemase, producing MRLPPESFETPVAVVDAARVEANARRAVATLAESGIAWRPHIKTHKCPGVARIQLAAGARGLTVATLREAEVMATVTDDLLLAYPPVGAAKLERLLRLAERVRLTVALDSDAALTELSRAAAPAGRTVGVLVEVDMGMGRVGVAGPEQAVELAGRAASLPGVEYRGVLFYPGHIRAPLAEAAADLDVLVGRLEALIQALERAGLAPAVVSGGSTPTVWASHRLPGMTECRAGTWIFNDRDIASLGACDPQDWAYSVCATVVSTSVAGQAVVDAGSKALAKEVLRGEGAGFGVLLDRPEVVVKGLSEEHGVLDLARTDWRPQVGERVRIVPNHVCVSVNLQDRLLADVDGRWEEWALPARGRGPYPG
- a CDS encoding TlpA disulfide reductase family protein, with amino-acid sequence MRSSRRWLTCALLVAGVASCDGGPARIQRPTLGQPLANVSLEDTRGNAVAIADLAGQPALVNLWATWCPPCREETPFLQSLHERLSPRGLQVVGITVDNAAARSAVDAFLAENGVEYLQLVDPKGVSMDLYGVIGLPATFLIDAEGIVRFARLGPVTESDPEFERALTQVLDG
- a CDS encoding exo-alpha-sialidase, whose translation is MHELAQPPVGQGSLTPHLAVGEASPAVLSWLEPVAAADQTGASTRAGTYRLRVARLDGEAWGEPATVVESDRFFVNWADFPGVEVLADGRLVAHWLERGGQGTYDYAVRVARETDGGWSEPWTPHEDRSPTEHGFVSTEASEDGYVMAWLDGRNTGDHGHGTGMSLHGRSVAEDGSGVDVELDALTCDCCQTDMAWTERGPVVVYRDRSPEEVRDIALVRRRPDGTWTEPRLVHQDGWTIAACPVNGPAVAARGSRVVVAWFTAPADEPRVLVAFSEDGGDSFGPPHRLDGGEPVGRVDVVLDAGGTALVTWVEDVGAEQAEIRAVRVAPAGPLGEEVVVAETRSARASGFPRAVAQDGGALIAWTDDAAGRVRTARLEWGAPR